The following proteins are encoded in a genomic region of uncultured Hyphomonas sp.:
- a CDS encoding glycosyltransferase family 2 protein, whose amino-acid sequence MESAHQLERQAPGLSARRTLSPDQRRLVLGLFKLLGVVTLLMPDLPGLVAMLVLPPLFLAIILFRLFLLAVALRAGREDLPENSAATPLLPVYSILVALKDEAAVVPQLAKAMAALEYPQDRIDLKLLVEEADVLTQAAVRKQSWPNGAELVVIPPGRPQTKPRALNYGLARARGTYVVVYDAEDRPHPAQLKAAVRAFNAHGSELACVQAPLVGSPARGGWLARQWALEYAIQFSLLVPALAWLGLPVALGGTSNHFRRTSLVAAGGWDAWNVTEDADLGLRLARLGYLVGAIHSPTLEAPPEQGSVWLAQRSRWLKGYMQTWCVLMRGDSEIPGLKPGAFLSVQMTLGAAILSAMVHGPWALWCLTCLLFPGASLGPFGLSALCLSLFTGVLSAGLAPGRWSWQRVADILTLPLYWPLQTLAMGRALWSLARTPHYWAKTPHI is encoded by the coding sequence ATGGAATCGGCCCATCAGCTGGAACGTCAGGCGCCCGGCCTTTCCGCGCGCCGCACGCTGAGCCCGGACCAGCGCCGCCTGGTGCTCGGCCTGTTCAAACTGCTCGGCGTCGTCACCCTGCTGATGCCGGACCTGCCCGGCCTCGTGGCCATGCTGGTCTTGCCGCCGCTTTTCCTGGCGATCATCCTGTTCCGTCTGTTCCTGCTGGCTGTCGCGCTCCGGGCCGGGCGGGAAGACCTGCCGGAGAACAGTGCGGCCACGCCGCTGCTGCCGGTCTATTCCATCCTTGTCGCGCTGAAAGATGAGGCGGCGGTCGTGCCGCAGCTGGCCAAGGCCATGGCCGCGCTCGAATATCCGCAGGACCGGATTGACCTGAAGCTGCTGGTCGAAGAGGCCGACGTGCTGACACAGGCGGCCGTGCGGAAGCAGTCCTGGCCAAATGGGGCGGAGCTGGTCGTCATTCCGCCGGGCCGGCCCCAGACAAAGCCGCGTGCCCTCAATTACGGCCTCGCCCGCGCGCGGGGCACATATGTCGTCGTCTATGATGCCGAAGACCGGCCGCATCCGGCCCAGTTGAAAGCGGCGGTCCGCGCCTTCAATGCGCATGGTTCGGAACTGGCCTGTGTTCAGGCGCCGCTCGTGGGCTCCCCGGCCAGGGGCGGTTGGCTCGCCCGGCAATGGGCGCTGGAATATGCGATCCAGTTCAGCCTTCTCGTTCCTGCGCTGGCCTGGCTCGGCCTGCCGGTCGCCCTCGGCGGGACGAGCAATCATTTCCGCCGCACCTCGCTTGTCGCCGCAGGCGGCTGGGACGCCTGGAACGTGACCGAGGATGCAGACCTTGGCCTCCGCCTTGCGCGGCTCGGCTATCTGGTCGGCGCGATCCATTCTCCGACGCTGGAGGCGCCGCCGGAGCAGGGAAGCGTCTGGCTGGCCCAGCGTTCACGCTGGCTGAAAGGCTACATGCAGACCTGGTGCGTTCTGATGCGCGGGGACAGTGAAATCCCGGGCCTGAAGCCTGGCGCTTTCCTGTCCGTTCAGATGACGCTGGGCGCCGCGATCCTCTCCGCCATGGTCCACGGCCCCTGGGCCTTGTGGTGTCTCACCTGTCTTCTGTTTCCGGGGGCATCCCTCGGCCCGTTCGGGCTCAGCGCCCTGTGCCTCTCGCTTTTTACCGGTGTCCTGTCGGCGGGGCTCGCCCCCGGACGCTGGAGCTGGCAGCGCGTGGCCGACATCCTGACCCTGCCGCTTTACTGGCCTCTGCAGACGCTCGCCATGGGGCGGGCCCTGTGGAGCCTTGCCCGCACGCCGCACTACTGGGCCAAGACACCGCATATCTGA
- a CDS encoding ATP-binding protein, producing the protein MFRLRDITPRGLYARSLLMVVLPVVLILTLTTWYYYDSHIAEVNRKLGQSIARDVSVVQDFCERRGQSPVSRGIIATRLDLTFSCDAPQAAPEAEGFLEAFSYRNVLREELNMRLGVPVIVGLSPNDSLIHIRFPAAGKTAEVLVERKRAVTITSHFFIVWVIIFSLMMIALAVAFLNQQVRSILSLSKAARAFGRGRDVPDFRPSGANEVREAARAVIDMKSRLTAFAEQRTAMLAGVSHDLRTPLTRLKLSLAMMDETDEIRAMKADLDDMGMMLEGYLAFARGEESDELTELDFAALVREAAAGFSEDIPVSGPDAILVKGRRLAIKRALTNLISNAVKFGETVQVTLVDGPHAAEVHIDDDGPGIPKDRYEEAFRPFSRLDEARTQNTSGIGLGLSLARDTARAHGGDLRLSESALGGLRASLRLPH; encoded by the coding sequence ATGTTCCGACTGCGCGATATCACCCCCCGGGGCCTTTATGCCCGCAGCCTGCTGATGGTGGTGCTGCCTGTCGTCCTGATCCTGACGCTGACGACCTGGTACTATTACGACAGCCATATCGCCGAAGTGAACCGCAAGCTCGGCCAGTCGATCGCCCGGGATGTCAGCGTCGTGCAGGACTTCTGCGAGCGCAGGGGCCAGTCCCCTGTTTCACGTGGCATCATCGCCACCCGGCTGGACCTGACCTTCAGTTGCGATGCCCCGCAGGCGGCGCCGGAAGCGGAAGGCTTCCTCGAAGCCTTCTCCTACCGGAATGTCTTGCGGGAAGAACTGAACATGCGCCTCGGCGTGCCGGTGATTGTGGGCCTCAGCCCGAACGACTCCCTCATCCATATCCGCTTCCCCGCCGCCGGAAAGACTGCGGAAGTGCTGGTCGAGCGCAAGCGTGCCGTGACGATCACGTCGCACTTCTTCATTGTCTGGGTCATCATCTTCAGCCTGATGATGATTGCGCTGGCAGTGGCCTTCCTGAACCAGCAGGTGCGCTCCATCCTCAGCCTGTCGAAAGCGGCGCGCGCCTTCGGACGGGGCCGCGACGTGCCGGACTTCCGCCCCTCCGGCGCGAATGAAGTGCGCGAGGCGGCCCGCGCCGTCATCGACATGAAGAGCCGGCTGACCGCCTTTGCCGAACAGCGCACCGCCATGCTGGCCGGGGTCAGCCATGACCTGCGTACGCCGCTGACGCGCCTCAAACTCTCCCTCGCCATGATGGACGAGACCGACGAGATCCGCGCCATGAAAGCCGACCTCGACGATATGGGCATGATGCTGGAAGGCTATCTCGCCTTTGCGAGGGGTGAGGAAAGCGACGAACTGACCGAGCTCGACTTTGCCGCCCTCGTGCGCGAGGCGGCTGCCGGTTTCAGCGAGGACATCCCCGTCTCCGGCCCGGACGCCATCCTGGTGAAAGGCCGGCGCCTTGCCATCAAGCGGGCGCTCACCAACCTCATCTCCAATGCCGTGAAGTTCGGGGAGACGGTGCAGGTCACGCTGGTGGACGGCCCGCACGCGGCCGAGGTCCACATCGACGATGATGGCCCCGGCATCCCGAAAGACCGCTATGAAGAGGCCTTCCGCCCTTTTTCCCGGCTGGACGAGGCGCGCACGCAAAACACGTCCGGCATCGGCCTCGGCCTGTCGCTGGCCCGCGATACGGCCCGCGCCCATGGCGGAGACCTTCGCCTCTCGGAAAGTGCGCTTGGCGGCTTGCGCGCCAGCCTTCGACTGCCGCATTGA
- a CDS encoding acyl-CoA dehydrogenase family protein, whose amino-acid sequence MTFLLTEDQDMLRETAMAFARDELPVTHLRALRDSGANGKDPATRQKLAELGFFGVIVPEEPGGEHFGLVGLGQILEAQGRTLAATPLLQTALIGASAIQLGGSPAQQAEWLPKIAGGDVTFALALDESAHFNPLNVATEAERNGQGYTLNGEKRYVPDGHHADMLIVVARTFGEAGDRHGLSLFLVPTDAKGVSIQELKTADSHGAAHITFTDVMVGEGALIGAADEGADVLEPVLDRAAIGQAAEMLGSSQAAFEMTLEYLQSRKQFGQLIGSFQSLQHRAAKMFTELEMTRSCVAAALSAVDEGKTNVSELASLAKAKASELVHLVSNECVQMHGGIGMTDVADPGLYMKRARAQEAMYGSASWHRDRYAKLNGY is encoded by the coding sequence ATGACCTTCCTTCTGACTGAAGACCAGGACATGCTGCGCGAAACGGCGATGGCGTTTGCGCGTGACGAACTGCCGGTAACGCACCTGCGCGCCCTGCGCGACAGCGGTGCAAACGGCAAGGACCCGGCCACCCGCCAGAAACTGGCGGAGCTTGGCTTCTTCGGCGTGATCGTGCCGGAAGAGCCGGGCGGCGAACATTTCGGCCTGGTCGGCCTTGGCCAGATCCTTGAGGCGCAGGGGCGCACGCTGGCCGCAACGCCGCTGCTGCAGACGGCGCTGATCGGTGCCAGTGCGATCCAGCTGGGCGGCAGCCCGGCGCAGCAGGCCGAATGGCTGCCGAAGATCGCCGGCGGCGATGTGACCTTCGCACTCGCGCTTGATGAAAGTGCGCATTTCAATCCGCTGAATGTCGCCACCGAAGCCGAGCGCAACGGGCAGGGCTACACGCTGAACGGCGAGAAGCGCTACGTGCCAGACGGGCATCATGCCGACATGCTGATTGTCGTCGCCCGTACGTTTGGCGAAGCGGGTGATCGTCACGGCCTGTCGCTGTTCCTCGTGCCGACGGATGCAAAGGGCGTCTCCATCCAGGAACTGAAGACGGCGGACAGCCATGGCGCCGCGCACATCACCTTCACCGACGTGATGGTGGGCGAAGGTGCCCTGATCGGTGCAGCCGATGAAGGCGCAGACGTGCTGGAGCCGGTTCTGGACCGCGCAGCCATCGGCCAGGCGGCCGAGATGCTGGGCTCTTCGCAGGCTGCGTTCGAGATGACGCTGGAATACCTGCAGAGCCGCAAACAGTTCGGCCAGCTGATCGGCTCGTTCCAGTCGCTGCAGCACCGTGCAGCCAAGATGTTCACTGAACTTGAGATGACGCGGTCCTGCGTCGCAGCTGCTTTGTCGGCTGTCGATGAAGGCAAGACCAATGTGTCTGAACTCGCCAGCCTCGCAAAAGCGAAAGCCAGCGAACTGGTGCATCTTGTCTCGAACGAATGCGTGCAGATGCATGGCGGCATCGGCATGACCGATGTGGCAGACCCCGGTCTCTACATGAAGCGCGCCCGCGCGCAGGAAGCCATGTATGGTTCGGCCAGCTGGCACCGCGATCGCTATGCCAAGCTGAACGGCTACTAG
- a CDS encoding acyl-CoA dehydrogenase family protein — MADTAVDELETFRAETRSWLEENCPPAMRTPMKDDEIVWGGKREKFKNPDSKVWLERMAEKGWTAPQWPKKYGGGGLSPAEARVLQQEMSRIKARQPLFSFGLWMFGPALLEFGNEEQKQRFIPDIIHGRTRWCQGYSEPGAGSDLADLQTRCEDKGDHYLINGQKVWTSYADQADWIFCLVRTDTSVKHEGISFILFDMESPGVEARPILLISGESPFCETFFTDVKVPKDQLVGDVNGGWQIAKRLLQFERSSISAGGFGGTGGSGIMGPEDYAKQHIGTDSDGRLLDGDLRGRITDHKMYAKAFSLTVQRQAEQAKAGQAVSHTASILKYGAAKMNQDRHELLVEALGSEGLGWEGEGFDPTAKKVTRQWLRSKGNSIEGGTSEINLNVISKRVLGLKDHQ, encoded by the coding sequence ATGGCCGACACTGCCGTCGACGAGCTCGAGACCTTCCGCGCAGAGACGCGGTCCTGGCTCGAAGAAAACTGCCCGCCCGCTATGCGTACGCCAATGAAGGACGATGAGATCGTCTGGGGCGGCAAGCGCGAGAAGTTCAAGAACCCGGACTCGAAAGTCTGGCTGGAGCGGATGGCTGAAAAAGGCTGGACCGCACCGCAATGGCCGAAGAAATATGGCGGCGGCGGCCTCTCCCCGGCCGAGGCCCGTGTGCTGCAGCAGGAGATGAGCCGCATCAAGGCGCGCCAGCCGCTGTTCTCGTTCGGTCTCTGGATGTTCGGCCCGGCCCTGCTGGAGTTCGGCAACGAAGAACAGAAGCAGCGCTTCATTCCGGACATCATCCATGGCCGTACCCGCTGGTGCCAGGGCTATTCCGAGCCGGGCGCCGGCTCTGACCTCGCGGACCTGCAGACGCGCTGTGAGGACAAGGGCGATCATTACCTGATCAACGGCCAGAAGGTGTGGACCTCCTACGCCGACCAGGCCGACTGGATCTTCTGCCTCGTGCGCACCGACACGAGCGTGAAGCATGAGGGCATCAGCTTCATCCTGTTCGACATGGAAAGCCCCGGCGTCGAAGCCCGCCCGATCCTGCTGATCTCCGGCGAGAGCCCGTTCTGCGAAACCTTCTTCACCGATGTGAAGGTTCCGAAGGACCAACTGGTCGGCGACGTGAATGGCGGCTGGCAGATCGCGAAACGCCTGCTGCAGTTCGAACGCTCGTCCATTTCCGCCGGCGGCTTCGGCGGTACGGGTGGTTCCGGTATCATGGGTCCGGAAGACTATGCCAAGCAGCATATTGGCACCGACAGCGATGGCCGCCTTCTGGACGGCGACCTGCGCGGCCGCATCACCGATCACAAGATGTACGCCAAGGCCTTCAGCCTGACCGTGCAGCGCCAGGCCGAACAGGCCAAGGCCGGACAGGCCGTCAGCCACACCGCGTCGATCCTGAAATACGGCGCCGCCAAGATGAACCAGGACCGTCATGAGCTTCTGGTCGAGGCGCTCGGCTCCGAAGGGCTCGGCTGGGAAGGGGAGGGCTTCGACCCGACCGCGAAGAAAGTCACTCGCCAGTGGCTGCGCTCGAAAGGCAACTCCATCGAGGGCGGCACCAGCGAGATCAACCTCAACGTCATCTCCAAGCGCGTGCTTGGCCTGAAAGACCATCAGTAA
- a CDS encoding response regulator: MPDAAHILVVDDDDRIRELLKRFLSREGYRVTAAPDAEAARRLMGTMAFDMAILDVMMPGEDGLSLLSGIRKGASRETPVLLLTARGEAGDRIEGLKRGADDYLAKPFEPEELALRCAAILRRSHKEAPPDEVEMSGLVFNAARGELKSGDERVRLTDAELQLLTALAARAGEPVSREELAQITSAGMERSVDVQVTRLRRKIEPNPKEPIHIQTVRGIGYRLMPD, translated from the coding sequence ATGCCTGATGCGGCCCATATCCTCGTCGTCGATGACGACGACCGTATCCGCGAACTGCTGAAACGTTTCCTCAGCCGCGAAGGCTATCGCGTGACCGCAGCGCCGGATGCCGAAGCGGCCCGACGCCTGATGGGCACGATGGCATTCGATATGGCGATCCTCGACGTGATGATGCCCGGCGAGGACGGCCTGTCGCTGCTGTCCGGCATCCGCAAGGGCGCCTCGCGGGAAACGCCTGTCCTGCTGCTGACGGCGCGGGGCGAAGCGGGTGACCGGATAGAAGGCCTGAAACGCGGCGCCGACGATTATCTCGCCAAGCCGTTCGAGCCGGAAGAACTGGCCCTGCGCTGCGCGGCGATCCTGCGCCGCTCCCACAAGGAAGCGCCGCCCGACGAAGTCGAGATGTCCGGCCTTGTTTTCAATGCGGCGCGCGGTGAGCTGAAATCCGGCGACGAGCGCGTGCGCCTGACCGATGCCGAACTGCAATTGCTGACCGCCCTCGCCGCCCGGGCAGGCGAACCCGTCAGCCGCGAGGAGCTCGCCCAGATCACCTCTGCGGGCATGGAACGGTCTGTCGATGTGCAGGTCACCCGCCTGCGCCGCAAGATCGAGCCGAACCCGAAGGAGCCGATCCACATCCAGACCGTGCGCGGTATCGGCTACCGCCTGATGCCGGACTGA
- a CDS encoding UrcA family protein produces the protein MIRSILAATALSIAAMPALASTTDKFEMNVNIDRSTLQTTEGAQQEFGKLKQDVRKRCVAETTDWGFANSYAVNFCESRTLKSAVTAINEPALTAVYEASVSR, from the coding sequence ATGATCCGCTCAATTCTCGCTGCCACCGCCCTCTCCATCGCTGCCATGCCGGCGCTCGCCTCCACGACAGACAAGTTCGAAATGAACGTGAACATCGACCGCAGCACCCTGCAGACCACTGAAGGTGCCCAGCAGGAGTTCGGTAAGCTGAAGCAAGACGTCCGCAAGCGCTGCGTCGCCGAAACCACCGACTGGGGCTTCGCAAACAGCTACGCCGTCAATTTCTGCGAAAGCCGCACCCTGAAAAGCGCCGTGACCGCGATCAACGAACCGGCTCTGACCGCTGTCTACGAGGCCTCTGTCTCCCGCTAA
- a CDS encoding histidine phosphatase family protein: MKRLILMRHAKTEPFGEGIDDFGRALTDQGHSDAQRIAEEIVALGWSPERILVSTARRARETCSEVARVFEGEKVRPMESLYLCGARGLAEAVKQNDGAGTLMVIGHNPGMHDFALDILRDGGSQDHYASQRLAEKFPTSCVAMFEREDDGSFVPVLFRLANVLRAKDYRTATA, encoded by the coding sequence ATGAAGCGCCTGATCCTGATGCGTCATGCCAAGACCGAACCCTTCGGGGAAGGCATTGATGATTTCGGCCGCGCGCTGACCGACCAGGGCCATAGCGACGCCCAGCGGATTGCCGAGGAAATCGTCGCCCTCGGCTGGAGCCCGGAGCGGATCCTGGTCTCGACGGCGCGGCGCGCGCGGGAAACCTGCTCGGAAGTGGCGCGCGTGTTCGAAGGCGAGAAAGTGCGCCCGATGGAGTCGCTCTATCTGTGCGGCGCGCGCGGCCTCGCCGAAGCGGTGAAGCAGAATGACGGCGCCGGCACGCTGATGGTGATCGGCCACAATCCGGGCATGCATGATTTCGCGCTCGATATCCTGCGCGACGGTGGCAGCCAGGATCACTATGCATCCCAGCGCCTGGCCGAGAAATTCCCGACCAGTTGTGTCGCGATGTTCGAGCGGGAAGACGATGGCAGTTTCGTGCCGGTCCTGTTCCGGCTGGCAAACGTGCTGCGCGCCAAGGACTACCGCACCGCGACGGCCTGA
- a CDS encoding peroxiredoxin, translated as MSLLIGDVAPDFEADTTEGPIRFHEWAGDDWVVFFSHPADFTPVCTTELGYTARLKDEFARRGAKALVISVDSVEDHKRWIEDIEETQGATVQFPIIADPGRKVATLYNMIHPNADPKVTVRAVYVIDPDKKIRASIIYPPSAGRNFDEVLRLIDSLQLTDGHKVATPVNWTDGEDVIVVPSLSDEDAEKLFPKGFRTVKPYLRYTAQPNK; from the coding sequence ATGAGCTTGCTGATCGGCGACGTTGCGCCCGACTTTGAAGCGGATACGACAGAAGGCCCGATCCGGTTCCATGAATGGGCCGGGGATGACTGGGTGGTGTTCTTTTCCCATCCGGCTGACTTCACCCCCGTCTGCACCACCGAGCTTGGCTATACAGCTCGCCTGAAAGACGAATTCGCCCGCCGCGGCGCCAAGGCCCTCGTCATCTCGGTCGACAGCGTTGAAGACCACAAGCGCTGGATCGAGGACATCGAGGAGACGCAAGGCGCAACCGTACAGTTCCCGATCATCGCGGACCCCGGCCGCAAGGTGGCAACGCTCTACAACATGATCCACCCGAACGCCGACCCGAAGGTGACCGTGCGGGCCGTCTATGTGATCGACCCGGACAAGAAGATCCGCGCCTCCATCATCTATCCGCCGAGCGCCGGCCGGAACTTCGATGAAGTGCTGCGCCTGATCGACAGCCTGCAGCTGACCGACGGCCACAAGGTGGCCACCCCGGTGAACTGGACCGACGGTGAAGACGTGATCGTCGTGCCGAGCCTGTCGGACGAAGACGCAGAGAAGCTGTTCCCGAAAGGCTTCCGGACCGTGAAACCTTACCTCCGCTACACGGCCCAGCCGAACAAGTAG
- a CDS encoding branched-chain amino acid aminotransferase, with protein MAATPYDDRDGYIWMDGEFVPWRDTKVHVLTHALHYASAVFEGERAYNGKIFRSLDHSKRLHNSARIMGFDIPFSVEQIEEVKREALAKSGLDSAYVRAIAWRGSEMMGVSAQENSIHLAVAVWHWGDYFADKMKGIRMTHAQWRRPAPDTAPCHAKAAGLYMICTLSKHAAERDGYADALMLDYRGQVAEATGANIFFVRDGAIHTPTPDCFLNGLTRQTAIKLARERQLEVIERAIMPDELPTFSECFITGSAAEITPVAEIGAHTYKPGQISEALVNDYTALVNGKMEVAL; from the coding sequence ATGGCTGCAACCCCATACGACGACCGCGATGGCTATATCTGGATGGACGGCGAATTCGTGCCGTGGCGTGATACGAAAGTACACGTCCTCACGCATGCGCTGCACTATGCCTCCGCGGTATTCGAAGGGGAGCGCGCCTATAATGGCAAGATCTTCCGCTCGCTGGACCATTCCAAGCGCCTGCACAATTCGGCTCGCATCATGGGTTTCGATATCCCGTTCAGCGTTGAGCAGATCGAGGAAGTGAAGCGCGAAGCGCTGGCGAAGTCCGGCCTGGACAGCGCCTATGTGCGTGCGATCGCCTGGCGCGGATCGGAAATGATGGGCGTGTCTGCCCAGGAGAACTCCATCCACCTGGCCGTCGCCGTGTGGCACTGGGGCGACTATTTTGCCGACAAGATGAAAGGCATCCGCATGACGCATGCCCAGTGGCGCCGTCCGGCACCGGACACCGCGCCCTGTCATGCGAAGGCCGCCGGCCTCTACATGATCTGCACGCTTTCCAAGCATGCGGCCGAACGCGACGGTTATGCCGATGCGCTGATGCTGGACTATCGCGGCCAGGTGGCCGAGGCGACCGGCGCGAACATCTTCTTCGTGCGCGACGGCGCGATCCACACGCCGACGCCGGATTGCTTCCTGAACGGCCTGACCCGCCAGACGGCGATCAAGCTGGCCAGGGAGCGCCAGCTCGAAGTGATCGAACGGGCCATCATGCCGGACGAGCTGCCGACTTTCTCGGAATGCTTCATCACCGGTTCGGCGGCAGAGATCACCCCGGTGGCCGAGATCGGCGCCCACACCTACAAGCCGGGCCAGATCTCCGAAGCGCTGGTCAACGACTACACCGCGCTGGTCAACGGCAAGATGGAAGTCGCGCTCTAG
- a CDS encoding FAD-binding domain-containing protein codes for MKNIHLVWFRRDLRVHDHAALAAAVASGAPVLPLYIFEREAWALPEHSRRQFDFLMDSLTELDEALTERGARLIVRKGDALDVLADLHRRHGIEAIHMYEETGLPWTRARDRAVRRWAVQAGISLREQSQPGVIRGLKEHEDWAGHWAGALNAPRIKAPETIRAATQAAGPWPIAEDFCLGPDDCASRQKGGRTAGVELLRSFLAGRGRRYQPDADRPATADMAGSRLSPHLAFGTVSVREAWQAAARARAALVQDGDTTFANSLTGFLERLEWRARSVQSFEDRPLPQTGSGEDLRPVAAADDPRLAAWIEGRTGFPLIDASMRALRETGWLNFRMRAMLIGFASCQLWMDWRLPAERLAALFTDFEPGIHYPQVIAQAGLKGRRLPAVRNPVRLSLQLDPDGAFIRRWVPELAALPDAYIHAPWEAPKSELTRAGVIFGQTYPMRMVDHVAAAREARERIASLRHPGRAAPSRPAGQPDPKQADLPFRPPRPGGIRRPARAPVQLSFDLGLPASPPESRTA; via the coding sequence ATGAAGAACATTCATCTTGTCTGGTTCCGCCGCGATCTGAGGGTGCATGATCATGCCGCCCTCGCCGCTGCCGTGGCCAGCGGGGCGCCGGTGCTGCCGCTCTACATCTTCGAGCGTGAGGCCTGGGCGCTGCCGGAGCATTCGCGCCGGCAGTTCGACTTCCTGATGGACTCCCTGACAGAGCTGGACGAGGCACTGACCGAGCGCGGTGCCCGCCTGATCGTCCGCAAGGGCGATGCGCTGGACGTGCTGGCAGACCTGCACCGCCGGCACGGGATCGAGGCGATCCACATGTATGAGGAAACCGGCCTGCCCTGGACGCGGGCGCGCGACCGGGCCGTGCGCCGCTGGGCCGTTCAGGCCGGAATCTCGCTGCGGGAGCAGTCGCAGCCCGGCGTGATCCGCGGCCTGAAAGAACATGAAGACTGGGCCGGGCACTGGGCCGGCGCGCTGAACGCGCCGCGTATCAAGGCGCCGGAGACGATCCGCGCCGCCACGCAGGCAGCCGGTCCGTGGCCCATCGCGGAGGATTTCTGTCTCGGTCCGGATGACTGCGCCAGCCGCCAGAAAGGCGGGCGCACCGCCGGGGTCGAGCTTCTGCGCAGCTTCCTCGCCGGGCGCGGACGGCGCTACCAGCCCGATGCGGACCGGCCCGCCACGGCTGACATGGCCGGCTCGCGCCTCTCGCCACACCTAGCCTTCGGCACGGTTTCTGTCCGCGAAGCGTGGCAGGCCGCTGCCCGCGCCCGCGCGGCGCTGGTTCAGGACGGCGACACGACCTTCGCCAATTCACTTACCGGATTCCTGGAACGCCTCGAATGGCGGGCCCGGTCGGTCCAGTCCTTCGAAGACCGCCCCCTGCCCCAGACAGGCAGCGGCGAGGACCTGCGCCCCGTCGCGGCGGCGGACGACCCGCGCCTTGCGGCCTGGATTGAAGGGCGCACGGGATTTCCGCTGATCGATGCCAGCATGCGCGCCCTGCGCGAGACCGGCTGGCTGAATTTCCGCATGCGGGCGATGCTGATCGGTTTCGCGTCCTGCCAGCTTTGGATGGACTGGCGCCTGCCGGCGGAACGGCTGGCAGCACTGTTCACCGATTTCGAACCGGGCATCCATTATCCGCAGGTCATCGCGCAGGCGGGCCTGAAAGGGCGGCGGCTGCCGGCGGTCCGCAACCCGGTACGCCTGTCCCTGCAGCTCGATCCGGATGGCGCCTTTATCCGCCGCTGGGTGCCCGAACTTGCCGCCCTGCCGGACGCGTACATTCATGCGCCATGGGAAGCGCCCAAGTCTGAACTCACCCGGGCCGGCGTGATCTTCGGCCAGACTTATCCGATGCGGATGGTCGATCATGTCGCCGCCGCGCGCGAGGCGCGTGAGCGGATTGCCAGCCTGCGCCATCCGGGCAGGGCCGCGCCGTCACGTCCGGCAGGGCAGCCTGATCCGAAACAGGCTGATCTTCCTTTCCGGCCGCCCCGGCCGGGCGGGATCCGCCGCCCTGCCAGGGCCCCGGTGCAGCTGAGCTTCGACCTCGGCCTGCCCGCATCCCCTCCGGAGAGCCGGACAGCCTGA
- a CDS encoding DUF2853 family protein — translation MAKATKKAAAPKKAAAPAVTKPAKEPSKKEVLMEKYVADLKEKVGEARPDMALLEGAVKACGPSIYKSDSATVAASSKDEMARIKKTFIAKKLGVTDEAKADAALAEAIEKYGRSVRAKHRPVVYYLVAKALRKGSALK, via the coding sequence ATGGCAAAAGCTACCAAGAAAGCTGCGGCGCCGAAAAAGGCTGCTGCTCCGGCAGTGACCAAGCCGGCGAAAGAGCCGTCCAAAAAAGAAGTCCTGATGGAAAAGTATGTCGCCGACCTCAAAGAGAAGGTTGGTGAAGCTCGTCCGGACATGGCCCTTCTCGAAGGTGCCGTGAAGGCTTGCGGTCCGTCCATCTACAAATCCGACTCCGCAACGGTTGCTGCTTCGTCGAAAGACGAAATGGCCCGCATCAAGAAAACCTTCATTGCGAAGAAGCTTGGCGTCACCGACGAAGCCAAGGCTGATGCGGCCCTTGCCGAAGCCATCGAAAAATACGGCCGCTCGGTTCGCGCCAAGCACCGTCCGGTCGTCTACTACCTCGTCGCCAAAGCTCTGCGCAAAGGTTCTGCGCTGAAGTAA
- a CDS encoding MarR family winged helix-turn-helix transcriptional regulator: protein MPPDVNLNRPFDPRLFLMDQELDRGVGLLLAGASELTRAAEAARRKAGLSKPEMQILMTIRYWPGQTVSELRESLGMTVPTFARILGQLDQRNLIEKEVGSSDARQRKLTLSDSGVTLTTQLTIVLRERLRLAYRSAGPDAVDGNRRVLDALVR from the coding sequence ATGCCCCCTGACGTCAACCTGAACCGACCGTTCGACCCCCGCCTCTTCCTGATGGATCAGGAACTGGATCGCGGCGTCGGCCTGCTGCTGGCAGGCGCATCCGAACTCACCAGAGCGGCGGAAGCCGCCCGGCGCAAGGCAGGCCTGAGCAAGCCAGAGATGCAAATTCTCATGACGATCCGCTACTGGCCCGGCCAGACGGTCTCGGAATTGCGGGAGTCTCTCGGCATGACCGTGCCCACCTTTGCCCGTATCCTGGGCCAGCTGGATCAACGGAATTTGATCGAAAAGGAAGTCGGCAGCAGTGACGCGCGCCAGCGCAAGCTGACCCTGTCGGACTCCGGCGTGACCCTGACGACCCAGCTGACCATTGTGCTGCGCGAGCGCCTGCGCCTTGCCTATCGCAGTGCCGGGCCGGACGCCGTGGACGGCAACCGCCGCGTGCTCGACGCCCTGGTGCGCTGA